In Helianthus annuus cultivar XRQ/B chromosome 3, HanXRQr2.0-SUNRISE, whole genome shotgun sequence, a single window of DNA contains:
- the LOC110928487 gene encoding F-box/LRR-repeat protein At4g29420, with product MDKLPESLLLEILSRLDNSADVARCRFASKAFNNVFPDLRSIKLLCSWRGTSGSISSSCFKKVFLDFISKLRVVESVCIGLHDATGVDPVDAEFLMEWLPRVSQTLKSLSLSDLPFAKYCHNLAELNLRSARLSLDHLNPMPMLTTLTLECTILQDHHLHQLNKCFPNLQLLKLVGITGLKDPKIHLLHLQTCHLTLYSDLSSLTLITPNLITLKIVLCGYHTAIHVEAPTLSLFHLSVDGQKHPAAFTAKKFENLKTLCLDSFYIGFLLSEFPTMKTVENFDTGFEKHSTKRR from the exons ATGGACAAACTTCCTGAGTCTCTGCTACTCGAAATCCTGAGTCGACTCGACAACTCAGCCGACGTTGCTCGCTGCCGATTCGCTTCCAAGGCTTTCAATAATGTCTTTCCAGACCTTCGATCAATTAAGCTACTATGCTCATGGCGCGGCACTTCAGGCTCTATTTCCTCGAGTTGTTTCAAGAAGGTTTTTCTGGACTTTATTTCTAAACTGAGAGTTGTTGAATCGGTGTGTATCGGCCTTCATGACGCCACTGGAGTTGATCCCGTAGATGCGGAATTTTTAATGGAGTGGCTGCCTAGGGTTTCCCAAACCTTGAAATCGCTTTCGTTGTCTGATCTTCCTTTCGCCAAGTATT GTCATAATCTTGCTGAGTTAAATCTAAGGTCTGCACGGCTGTCTTTGGACCACTTGAATCCAATGCCAATGCTAACTACTTTGACACTTGAATGCACAATATTACAAGACCATCACCTACACCAGTTGAATAAGTGTTTCCCTAATCTTCAACTTCTTAAGTTGGTAGGTATCACAGGACTTAAAGATCCTAAGATCCACCTTCTCCACCTCCAAACCTGCCATTTGACTCTGTATAGTGATCTATCATCTTTGACTCTAATCACCCCCAACCTCATCACACTCAAAATTGTACTATGTGGCTATCACACTGCAATTCATGTTGAAGCTCCCACGTTATCTCTCTTTCATCTTAGTGTTGACGGCCAAAAACATCCTGCCGCTTTCACCGCCAAAAAGTTTGAGAACCTGAAAACACTTTGCTTGGACTCTTTCTACATTGGCTTCTTACTTTCAGAATTCCCGACCATGAAAACAGTAGAAAACTTTGATACTGGATTCGAGAAACATAGCACCAAGAGACGCTAG
- the LOC118490133 gene encoding F-box/LRR-repeat protein At4g29420-like yields MDELPESLLLEILSRLDNSADIASCRVASKALNTVFPDLRTINLYCSSRKSSISLKKVFVDLISKLRIVESVCICLQDAVDEDFAKEWLPRVSQSLNSLSLSGSLYQGLRPSNVLTLVSVSCHNLAELNLGSAWLSVRNLNPMPMLTSAWLKLEACWNPEDWEISDGRKGLKTIRAYLMLVDPSLTFSYVACVLDQCVGLSVVSLLIHANVVDTESKSFMSECMARWPQLKWRWGIWGEYMKDTWITD; encoded by the exons ATGGACGAGCTCCCTGAGTCTCTGCTTCTCGAAATACTGAGTCGACTCGACAACTCAGCTGACATAGCTAGTTGCCGAGTCGCTTCGAAGGCTTTAAATACTGTTTTTCCAGACCTTCGAACAATCAATCTTTATTGCTCCTCGAGGAAAAGCTCGATTTCTTTGAAGAAGGTTTTTGTGGATCTTATTTCCAAACTGAGAATTGTTGAATCCGTGTGTATCTGCCTTCAAGACGCTGTTGATGAGGATTTTGCAAAGGAGTGGCTGCCTAGGGTTTCCCAATCCTTGAATTCGCTTTCGTTATCTGGTTCTCTATACCAGGGTCTACGTCCATCGAATGTTTTGACGCTGGTTTCTGTGTCTT GTCATAATCTTGCTGAGTTAAATCTAGGGTCTGCATGGCTGTCTGTGCGCAACTTGAATCCAATGCCAATGCTAACTA GTGCTTGGTTGAAATTGGAAGCTTGTTGGAACCCAGAAGATTGGGAGATTTCTGATGGGAGGAAAGGATTGAAAACGATCCGTGCATATCTGATGTTAGTTGACCCGTCGTTAACATTCTCATATGTTGCGTGTGTGTTGGACCAATGCGTAGGCTTGTCAGTGGTCTCATTGCTCATCCATGCTAATGTTGTTGATACTGAATCTAAAAGTTTCATGTCTGAGTGCATGGCTCGTTGGCCGCAGTTGAAGTGGCGGTGGGGCATATGGGGTGAATACATGAAAGATACTTGGATAACCGATTAA
- the LOC110927479 gene encoding F-box/LRR-repeat protein At4g29420 — protein MDKLPESLLLEILSRLDHSADVARCRFASKAFNTVFPDLRSINLQCSSRKFSSSSKKVFLDLISKQRIVESVSIRLHETVNEDFAKEWLPRVSQSLKSLSLSGCWYRFAPPLALISACCHNLTRLNLSFAWLSMDYLNPNPMPNLTSLTVEHTLLEDEDLNQLNKCFPNLQVLNLVGVGLKDPKIHLLKLQTCHLEIVTDPSSLSLITPNLIKLTIKCRPYLAAIHVDAPMLSHFHLSLDIPKHVTTLTAKFETLKTLWLDSFYIGSLLSEFPITKTVQNLTLDSGKNAPTNAGDSKLTLRKVFTVFPNLSSLCVKSSAWSELEAFLNPEGWEILDGRIELKTICAYLKLVDPSLTFSYVACVLDQCVGLSLVSLLIHADVVDTESKSFMSKCMVRWPGLKWRWGVW, from the exons ATGGACAAACTCCCTGAGTCTCTGCTTCTTGAAATTCTGAGTCGACTCGACCACTCAGCCGACGTTGCTCGTTGCCGATTCGCTTCCAAGGCTTTCAATACTGTTTTTCCAGACCTTCGATCAATTAATCTTCAATGTTCCTCGAGGAAATTCTCCAGTTCTTCGAAGAAGGTTTTCTTGGATCTTATTTCGAAACAAAGAATCGTTGAATCGGTGTCTATCCGCCTTCACGAGACCGTTAATGAGGACTTTGCAAAAGAGTGGCTGCCTAGGGTTTCCCAATCCTTGAAATCGCTTTCATTATCTGGTTGTTGGTACCGTTTTGCACCTCCATTGGCGCTGATTTCTGCGTGTT GTCATAATCTTACTAGGTTAAATCTAAGTTTTGCATGGCTGTCTATGGATTACTTGAATCCAAATCCAATGCCAAATCTCACAAGTTTGACAGTTGAACATACATTATTAGAAGACGAAGACCTAAACCAGTTGAATAAGTGTTTCCCTAATCTTCAAGTTCTTAACTTGGTAGGGGTAGGGCTTAAAGATCCAAAGATCCACCTTCTCAAACTCCAAACCTGCCATTTAGAAATTGTTACTGATCCATCGTCTTTATCCCTAATCACCCCCAACCTCATCAAACTAACAATTAAATGTCGTCCCTATCTCGCTGCAATTCATGTTGATGCTCCCATGCTATCTCACTTTCATCTTAGCCTTGATATCCCTAAACATGTAACCACATTAACCGCCAAGTTTGAGACTTTGAAAACACTTTGGCTGGACTCTTTTTATATTGGATCATTACTTTCAGAATTCCCGATCACAAAAACAGTTCAGAATCTGACTCTAGATTCGGGAAAGAATGCACCAACTAACGCAGGAGATTCAAAACTGACCTTAAGGAAGGTATTCACAGTTTTCCCGAACTTGAGTTCTCTATGTGTCAAATCAAGTGCTTGGTCGGAATTAGAAGCTTTTTTGAATCCAGAAGGTTGGGAGATTTTGGATGGGAGGATAGAATTGAAAACAATTTGTGCATATCTGAAGTTAGTTGACCCGTCCTTGACTTTCTCATATGTTGCGTGTGTGTTGGACCAATGCGTAGGCTTGTCACTGGTCTCGTTGCTCATCCATGCTGATGTTGTTGATACTGAATCTAAAAGTTTCATGTCTAAGTGCATGGTTCGTTGGCCAGGGTTGAAGTGGCGATGGGGGGTATGGTAG